One genomic segment of Ricinus communis isolate WT05 ecotype wild-type chromosome 3, ASM1957865v1, whole genome shotgun sequence includes these proteins:
- the LOC8289123 gene encoding auxin efflux carrier component 2 → MITGKDIYDVLAAIVPLYVAMILAYGSVRWWKIFTPDQCSGINRFVAVFAVPLLSFHFISSNDPYAMNYRFIAADSLQKVVILAALFLWQAFSKSGSLEWMITLFSLSTLPNTLVMGIPLLKAMYGEFSGSLMVQIVVLQSVIWYTLMLFMFEYRGAKLLISEQFPETAGSITSFRVDSDVVSLNGREPLQADAEIGDDGKLHVVVKRSTASSMVSSFNKSQGLNSITSMTPRASNLTGVEIYSVQSSREPTPRASSFNQTDFYAMFASKAASPKHGYTNSFQGSGIGDVYSLQSSKGATPRTSNFDEEMMLKINNNNGKKRGGRSMSGELFNGYPPPNPMFSGSTSGGMRKKESGGTMPNNKELHMFVWSSSASPVSEGNLRHAVNRAASIEFGDIDSSKTAALQNENAASRALHQLSENMSPAGRMNGEKDRDMDDQKKFAPNGSPFSCQKKMDMDMEGGDGSKKHQMPPASVMTRLIIIMVWRKLIRNPNTYSSLFGVVWSLISYRWSIQMPSIVSGSISILSDAGLGMAMFSLGLFMALQPKIIACGKSVATFAMAVRFLTGPAVIAATSIAIGLRGPLLHVAIVQAALPQGIVPFVFAKEYNVHADILSTAVIFGMLIALPITILYYVLLGL, encoded by the exons ATGATACTTGCCTACGGCTCGGTTCGATGGTGGAAGATCTTCACCCCGGATCAGTGTTCTGGGATTAACCGTTTTGTCGCTGTGTTTGCTGTTCCTTTACTCTCTTTCCATTTCATCTCTTCTAACGATCCTTATGCCATGAACTATCGCTTCATTGCTGCTGATTCTCTCCAGAAAGTAGTCATTCTGGCTGCACTATTTCTTTGGCAAGCTTTTAGCAAAAGTGGCAGCCTTGAATGGATGATTACTCTCTTCTCTCTATCTACTCTCCCCAATACTCTGGTCATGGGAATCCCTCTTTTGAAGGCCATGTACGGAGAATTTTCAGGTAGTCTTATGGTTCAAATTGTGGTGCTGCAGAGTGTAATTTGGTATACTCTTATGCTCTTTATGTTTGAATATAGAGGAGCAAAGTTACTCATCTCCGAGCAATTCCCTGAAACTGCGGGGTCTATTACCTCTTTCAGAGTTGATTCTGATGTCGTTTCTCTCAACGGTCGGGAACCATTGCAAGCAGATGCTGAGATCGGTGACGATGGTAAGCTCCATGTGGTTGTTAAAAGATCTACAGCATCGTCAATGGTGTCTTCCTTTAACAAATCACAAGGACTGAACTCAATAACTTCCATGACACCGAGAGCTTCGAATCTAACAGGTGTAGAGATCTACTCAGTGCAATCTTCTAGAGAGCCAACACCAAGGGCTTCAAGCTTTAACCAGACAGACTTTTATGCCATGTTTGCTAGTAAGGCTGCAAGTCCAAAACATGGATACACAAATAGTTTCCAGGGATCAGGTATTGGTGATGTATACTCTTTGCAATCTTCAAAGGGAGCGACTCCAAGGACATCAAATTTTGATGAGGAGATGATGCTgaagattaataataataacggaaAGAAACGAGGAGGGAGAAGTATGAGTGGGGAATTATTTAATGGTTACCCACCTCCTAATCCCATGTTTTCAGGGTCTACAAGTGGTGGAATGAGAAAGAAGGAAAGCGGTGGAACAATGCCCAATAATAAAGAACTCCACATGTTCGTTTGGAGCTCAAGTGCCTCTCCAGTTTCTGAAGGGAATCTCAGACATGCAGTTAATAGAGCTGCCTCCATTGAATTTGGGGACATTGACTCTTCTAAAACTGCTGCGCTTCAAAATGAGAATGCTGCTTCAAGAG CCTTGCACCAACTAAGTGAAAATATGAGTCCAGCTGGGAGAATGAATGGAGAAAAGGACAGGGATATGGATGATCAAAAAAAGTTTGCACCAAATGGGTCACCCTTCAGTTGCCAAAAGAAGATGGATATGGATATGGAAGGTGGAGATGGATCAAAAAAACATCAAATGCCTCCAGCTAGTGTCATGACTAGGCTCATTATAATCATGGTCTGGAGGAAGCTTATAAGAAACCCCAACACATATTCAAGCCTTTTTGGTGTTGTATGGTCTCTCATATCATACAG GTGGAGCATCCAAATGCCGTCAATCGTAAGCGGATCTATATCAATATTATCAGATGCAGGCCTAGGAATGGCTATGTTCAGTCTag gTTTATTCATGGCTTTGCAACCGAAGATTATTGCTTGTGGAAAATCTGTGGCCACCTTTGCTATGGCAGTGAGGTTTTTGACGGGTCCAGCCGTTATTGCTGCTACCTCTATTGCTATTGGTCTTCGTGGCCCACTTCTGCATGTGGCCATTGTCCAG GCGGCTCTTCCCCAAGGGATTGTACCATTTGTTTTTGCCAAGGAGTACAATGTCCACGCTGACATACTCAGTACTGC GGTTATATTTGGAATGTTGATTGCGTTgccaattacaatactttatTACGTGCTTCTGGGGCTTTGA